One stretch of Planococcus sp. PAMC 21323 DNA includes these proteins:
- a CDS encoding metal-sensitive transcriptional regulator translates to MSELIEETLALDTSCRKSHHPLSVKRDLTNRLSRVEGQIRGIKGMVEKDVYCDDIITQLAATQSALNSVTKVLLEGHLKGCVKDRLENGEEEVLDELLVTIQKMMRK, encoded by the coding sequence ATGAGCGAATTAATCGAAGAAACCTTAGCATTGGATACTAGTTGCCGTAAAAGCCACCATCCTCTCTCTGTGAAAAGAGATTTAACTAATCGACTCAGTCGTGTCGAAGGTCAAATCCGTGGCATTAAAGGTATGGTAGAAAAGGACGTTTATTGCGATGACATTATCACACAACTAGCGGCGACTCAGTCTGCTTTAAACAGCGTAACAAAAGTTTTGCTAGAAGGTCATTTAAAAGGCTGTGTTAAAGACCGCCTTGAAAATGGTGAAGAAGAAGTTTTAGATGAACTATTGGTTACTATTCAAAAAATGATGCGCAAATAA
- a CDS encoding Lmo0850 family protein, which translates to MAKNVDVRNIVSNLSKLGIQAKITKSRVELIKALALPQPIQAQSQQ; encoded by the coding sequence ATGGCGAAAAACGTAGATGTTCGCAACATTGTTTCAAATTTATCGAAACTTGGAATCCAAGCAAAAATCACAAAATCTCGTGTGGAATTAATAAAAGCGCTAGCGTTACCACAACCGATTCAAGCGCAGTCACAACAATAA
- a CDS encoding D-alanine--D-alanine ligase: MKKKIGLLYGGKSAEHEVSLSTALAVTKAIDFDAYEIYPIYITQEGEWRKGQRLEESAKTIEQLQILEGSGKPNDISSFLPTQASEELDVIIPLLHGPNGEDGTVQGLLEVMNIPYVGNGVLASSAGMDKVVMKQLFEQAGLEQTPYVYFIRRDWDKNQGFWLDKVEAELAWPVFVKPANLGSSVGISKAEGREELVAAVQEALKFDRKIVIEQGVVAREIEVGVLGNDEPACSVAGEIKPLKAFYDYQAKYKDGNTAMIIPAELDKAVYAKLEVDAKKAFKILDCSGLVRADFFVTANNEILINEVNTLPGFTPFSMFPLLWEHTGVPYPELIERLITLAIERHEEKQLLQVKID; encoded by the coding sequence ATGAAAAAAAAGATTGGTTTATTATATGGAGGCAAATCAGCAGAACATGAAGTTTCTCTGTCCACAGCCCTAGCTGTGACGAAGGCAATTGATTTTGATGCATACGAAATTTATCCAATTTACATCACGCAAGAGGGTGAGTGGAGAAAAGGTCAGCGTCTTGAAGAATCAGCAAAAACAATTGAACAACTTCAAATTTTAGAAGGATCTGGAAAACCGAATGATATTTCTAGCTTTCTTCCTACACAGGCGAGTGAAGAGTTAGACGTTATCATCCCGTTACTTCACGGACCAAATGGAGAAGATGGTACGGTACAAGGTCTTCTAGAAGTTATGAACATTCCGTATGTAGGAAATGGTGTATTAGCATCTTCGGCAGGAATGGACAAAGTGGTGATGAAGCAATTGTTCGAACAAGCAGGTTTAGAACAAACGCCATATGTGTATTTTATAAGAAGAGACTGGGATAAAAATCAAGGTTTCTGGTTGGATAAAGTTGAAGCAGAACTTGCTTGGCCAGTCTTTGTCAAACCTGCCAATCTAGGGTCGAGTGTTGGTATTAGTAAAGCAGAGGGTCGAGAAGAATTGGTTGCTGCTGTACAAGAAGCGTTAAAATTTGATCGTAAAATTGTCATCGAACAAGGTGTAGTCGCGCGTGAAATCGAAGTGGGAGTTCTTGGGAATGATGAGCCTGCATGTTCAGTAGCTGGAGAAATCAAACCATTAAAAGCATTTTATGATTATCAAGCGAAATACAAAGATGGCAATACAGCAATGATTATTCCGGCCGAACTAGATAAAGCGGTTTACGCAAAATTAGAAGTAGATGCTAAAAAGGCGTTTAAAATCTTGGATTGTTCAGGACTTGTTCGAGCAGATTTTTTTGTTACAGCAAACAATGAAATCCTCATTAACGAAGTAAACACATTACCAGGATTCACACCTTTTAGTATGTTTCCGTTATTGTGGGAGCACACAGGAGTGCCTTACCCAGAACTAATTGAACGACTTATAACGTTAGCGATCGAGAGACATGAAGAAAAACAATTACTGCAAGTTAAAATAGATTGA
- the sugE gene encoding quaternary ammonium compound efflux SMR transporter SugE, with amino-acid sequence MAWILLVIAGLTEIVWAIGLKFANGFTNFVPSLVTIIFIIVSFMLFAAAMKTIPIGTAYAVFTGIGAAGTAVLGIILFNENASFEKLFFLCLLLFGIIGLKVLDGKRSADKEVQS; translated from the coding sequence ATGGCATGGATTCTTCTTGTGATTGCAGGGCTGACTGAGATTGTGTGGGCAATCGGCTTAAAGTTTGCTAATGGATTTACAAATTTCGTTCCTTCTCTTGTAACAATCATTTTTATTATCGTTAGCTTTATGTTGTTTGCTGCTGCGATGAAGACGATTCCAATTGGCACAGCCTATGCAGTATTTACGGGTATTGGAGCTGCAGGAACAGCGGTTCTAGGAATCATATTATTTAATGAAAATGCAAGTTTTGAAAAACTTTTCTTTTTATGTTTATTACTATTCGGCATTATTGGCTTAAAAGTATTAGATGGAAAAAGATCTGCTGATAAGGAAGTGCAGTCATGA
- a CDS encoding FtsW/RodA/SpoVE family cell cycle protein, with amino-acid sequence MQTNKSFTDRIDWSLAFILFLFFIVSLVAISSAQTSGQYLTNFVPRQALFYIISVMMIAVLMYFDPEQYKKMAYYLYGFGILLLILLMISPDGVGQIAAPVNGAKAWFHTPFVNIQPAEFMKTFYILALAKMISSHHEQHLIKSLKSDFYLLGKIGLCLALPLGFILLQPDLGTALVFIAITLAVVVVSGISWKIIAPSFGGVAIVGAILLWMTINAQDFLSSAFGLKPYMFERIYTWLDPYSYAESGGYNLIAAMNAIGSGEVFGKGYQGRQVYVPENHTDFIFTVISEDFGFIGASAVIILFFMLIYHLTKITLQFKDTFSTYVCAGIIAMVTFHVFQNIGMTIQLLPITGIPLPFISYGGSSLIGNMLALGIVFSMKFHHKTYMFDKNKK; translated from the coding sequence ATGCAAACTAATAAAAGCTTTACCGACCGCATTGATTGGTCGCTAGCTTTCATCTTATTTCTGTTTTTTATCGTCAGTTTGGTAGCTATTTCTTCTGCCCAAACTTCCGGTCAGTATTTAACGAATTTTGTTCCACGGCAAGCCTTATTTTATATCATTTCTGTCATGATGATTGCCGTTCTTATGTATTTTGATCCTGAACAATACAAAAAGATGGCCTATTATCTATATGGTTTCGGAATTCTTTTGCTCATTCTATTAATGATTTCGCCTGATGGAGTTGGACAAATAGCCGCTCCCGTGAACGGTGCAAAAGCCTGGTTTCACACACCATTTGTCAATATTCAGCCGGCTGAATTTATGAAAACCTTTTATATACTCGCATTAGCTAAAATGATTTCCTCGCATCATGAACAGCATTTAATCAAATCACTGAAATCCGACTTTTATTTACTCGGTAAAATCGGTTTGTGTTTAGCTCTTCCTCTCGGCTTTATCCTTTTGCAACCTGACTTAGGAACTGCACTTGTTTTTATCGCAATTACGTTAGCAGTGGTAGTCGTTTCAGGGATCTCTTGGAAGATTATCGCACCTAGTTTTGGCGGCGTTGCTATCGTCGGGGCAATTTTGCTATGGATGACTATTAATGCACAAGACTTTTTATCTAGCGCTTTCGGATTAAAACCTTATATGTTTGAACGTATTTACACATGGCTAGATCCTTATTCTTATGCAGAATCTGGTGGGTATAACTTGATTGCCGCCATGAATGCAATTGGTTCTGGAGAAGTTTTTGGTAAAGGCTATCAAGGACGACAAGTTTATGTACCAGAAAACCATACCGACTTTATCTTCACTGTTATTTCAGAAGACTTTGGGTTTATCGGCGCTAGCGCTGTAATCATTTTGTTTTTCATGTTAATTTACCATTTGACGAAAATCACGCTGCAATTTAAAGATACGTTTAGTACGTATGTATGCGCAGGGATTATCGCGATGGTCACTTTCCATGTATTCCAAAATATCGGCATGACCATTCAATTATTGCCGATCACCGGAATACCGTTACCGTTCATTAGTTACGGCGGTAGTTCGTTAATCGGGAATATGCTCGCACTTGGAATTGTTTTTAGTATGAAATTCCATCATAAAACGTATATGTTCGATAAAAACAAAAAATAA
- a CDS encoding heavy metal translocating P-type ATPase, whose amino-acid sequence MSTKQTEVAITGMTCAACANRVEKGLQKLPGVSEATVNFATEKANVVYDSDQASMTEVQNKIEQLGYGVQQEEIDFTIQGMTCANCSARIEKVLNKMEGVQLANVNLAMETGHVSYNPGTVTPEDFVKRIQSLGYDAILEQESEDATDHKQQEIKKKTRLFWISAALSLPLLWTMFSHFSFTSWMYVPEILMNPLVQWALATPVQFIIGASFYKGAYFALKNKSANMDVLVALGTSAAYFYSVYLVLSNWNTGHTMGLYFETSAVLITLIILGKVFEARAKGRSSDAIKKLMKLQPQHALVERGDEFVSLPISEVKTGDILLIKPGASIPVDAAVLSGNSAVDESMLTGESLPVDKEAGDAVFAATVNSNGSLHVRADKIGKDTVLSNIIRVVEQAQGSKAPIQRLADQISSVFVPVVVGIAVVTFILWYFVVSPGNFPAALESTIAVLVIACPCALGLATPTSIMAGSGRAAEQGVLFKTAESLENTKHIDTIVLDKTGTITNGRPVVTDFIAVDGIDLEELKNIAASAESQSEHPVAQAISDYGRKNLAVSLFEAVPGHGIRATVDNHQVVMGNRRLMDGLVIDEEQASVLEQDGKTVMFIAVDGRYSGLVAVADTVKETAKRAIQEMKDMGLHVVMLTGDQEQTAMAIAKQVGIDEVFAGVLPAEKADVVVKLQQQGKHVAMAGDGLNDAPALASADVGMAMGTGTAIAMEAADITLMQGDLMRVVDAVQMSRLTVRNIKQNLFWALAYNTIGIPIAAVGLLAPWLAGAAMAFSSVSVVMNALRLQRVKLNK is encoded by the coding sequence ATGAGCACAAAACAAACAGAAGTAGCCATTACCGGCATGACTTGTGCAGCCTGTGCAAATCGTGTCGAAAAAGGCCTTCAAAAATTACCAGGTGTTTCAGAAGCGACCGTTAATTTTGCAACAGAAAAAGCCAACGTTGTTTATGATAGCGATCAAGCATCAATGACTGAAGTACAAAATAAAATCGAACAATTAGGCTATGGCGTGCAACAAGAAGAAATCGATTTCACAATTCAAGGCATGACTTGCGCCAATTGCTCTGCACGCATTGAGAAAGTATTAAACAAAATGGAGGGTGTTCAACTAGCCAATGTGAATTTGGCAATGGAAACTGGACATGTTTCATATAATCCTGGAACCGTTACACCTGAAGACTTTGTTAAACGTATTCAATCGCTTGGTTACGATGCGATACTAGAACAAGAAAGCGAAGACGCAACCGACCACAAGCAGCAAGAAATCAAAAAGAAAACACGTCTTTTCTGGATTTCTGCAGCACTTTCGCTCCCGCTTCTTTGGACGATGTTTAGTCATTTTTCGTTCACGTCGTGGATGTATGTGCCTGAAATTTTGATGAATCCACTTGTTCAATGGGCATTAGCAACACCTGTTCAATTTATTATTGGGGCTTCATTTTATAAAGGTGCTTATTTTGCTTTAAAAAACAAATCCGCGAACATGGATGTTTTGGTCGCACTCGGAACTTCAGCTGCCTATTTCTATAGTGTTTACTTGGTTCTTTCTAATTGGAATACAGGACATACGATGGGCTTGTATTTTGAAACAAGTGCAGTATTGATCACGTTAATTATATTAGGGAAAGTGTTTGAAGCACGCGCAAAAGGCCGTTCTTCTGACGCCATCAAAAAGCTAATGAAACTGCAACCGCAACATGCACTCGTTGAGCGCGGAGATGAATTTGTCAGTTTGCCCATTTCAGAAGTCAAAACCGGCGATATTCTATTGATTAAGCCTGGCGCATCTATTCCAGTAGACGCTGCTGTTCTTTCAGGTAATTCAGCAGTGGATGAATCGATGCTAACTGGTGAAAGTTTACCGGTTGATAAAGAAGCAGGCGACGCCGTTTTTGCAGCGACCGTCAATTCTAACGGTTCACTTCATGTACGCGCGGATAAAATCGGTAAAGATACCGTTTTATCCAACATCATTCGCGTTGTTGAACAAGCACAAGGATCAAAAGCGCCGATTCAACGACTTGCTGATCAAATTTCCAGTGTATTTGTTCCAGTCGTCGTCGGTATTGCGGTAGTCACGTTTATCCTTTGGTACTTTGTTGTATCACCTGGAAACTTCCCAGCTGCTCTCGAAAGTACAATTGCAGTTCTCGTAATCGCTTGTCCGTGTGCACTTGGACTTGCTACACCAACTTCAATTATGGCGGGATCAGGACGTGCTGCTGAGCAAGGTGTGTTATTTAAAACAGCAGAATCGCTAGAAAACACAAAACATATTGATACCATTGTTTTGGATAAAACAGGCACCATCACCAACGGTCGACCTGTTGTTACTGATTTTATCGCAGTTGATGGAATCGATTTGGAAGAACTAAAAAATATAGCGGCAAGTGCTGAAAGTCAATCTGAGCACCCTGTGGCGCAAGCTATCTCTGATTATGGTAGAAAAAATTTAGCAGTCAGTCTTTTCGAAGCTGTTCCAGGTCACGGAATTCGTGCCACAGTAGACAATCACCAAGTTGTAATGGGCAACCGTCGTTTGATGGATGGCCTTGTCATTGACGAAGAACAAGCGAGCGTTTTGGAACAAGACGGCAAAACGGTTATGTTTATAGCTGTGGACGGCCGTTACAGCGGACTTGTTGCTGTTGCTGATACTGTGAAAGAAACTGCGAAAAGAGCCATTCAAGAAATGAAAGATATGGGATTGCACGTGGTCATGTTAACAGGAGATCAAGAACAGACGGCGATGGCGATTGCTAAACAAGTTGGCATCGACGAAGTATTTGCGGGTGTTTTACCTGCAGAAAAAGCAGATGTTGTGGTGAAGCTTCAACAACAAGGCAAACATGTTGCCATGGCTGGAGACGGCTTGAACGATGCTCCAGCTTTAGCTAGTGCAGATGTCGGCATGGCGATGGGTACAGGAACGGCGATTGCGATGGAAGCCGCTGATATCACGTTAATGCAAGGCGACTTAATGAGAGTCGTTGATGCAGTTCAAATGAGTCGACTAACCGTTCGAAATATTAAACAAAACTTGTTCTGGGCACTCGCCTATAACACGATCGGTATTCCGATTGCGGCGGTTGGTCTTTTAGCTCCTTGGCTTGCAGGTGCCGCTATGGCATTCAGTTCCGTATCGGTTGTTATGAACGCGTTACGTTTGCAACGTGTTAAATTGAATAAATAA
- the copZ gene encoding copper chaperone CopZ, translating into MKEQINLQVSGMSCQHCVKSVEESVMALPGVEKVEVSLENNSVDVAYDGSAVDVGQIAEAIEDQGYDVATLSE; encoded by the coding sequence ATGAAAGAACAAATTAACTTACAAGTAAGTGGTATGTCTTGCCAACATTGTGTGAAGTCTGTCGAAGAAAGCGTTATGGCGTTACCAGGAGTCGAAAAAGTAGAAGTTTCTTTAGAAAATAACTCTGTTGATGTAGCATATGACGGTTCTGCAGTGGATGTTGGTCAAATTGCTGAGGCAATTGAAGATCAAGGATACGATGTAGCGACTTTAAGTGAATAA
- a CDS encoding DMT family transporter — translation MAWLILIVAGIFEVVFVTTMKLSEGFKIKRYTVLTVVSGALSFYLLSLALTTIALGTGYAVWTGIGAAGSVLVGMIFFNESRQIAKLFFLSCIIIGVAGLKIFGG, via the coding sequence ATGGCATGGTTGATCTTGATTGTTGCTGGAATATTCGAAGTAGTCTTTGTCACGACAATGAAATTATCAGAAGGATTTAAAATAAAGCGTTATACGGTTTTAACGGTTGTATCTGGCGCGCTCAGTTTTTACTTGTTATCGCTTGCACTAACCACGATTGCATTGGGAACAGGCTACGCTGTTTGGACGGGGATTGGAGCAGCAGGAAGCGTCTTGGTGGGGATGATTTTCTTTAACGAGAGTAGGCAAATAGCCAAGTTGTTTTTCTTGTCTTGCATTATTATTGGAGTAGCAGGACTGAAAATATTCGGCGGATGA
- a CDS encoding UDP-N-acetylmuramoyl-tripeptide--D-alanyl-D-alanine ligase: MKKKIEQVAKWLDIKTNLKDIDITGVSINTRTLKPGDLFIPFRGEKVNGHKYVRSAIELGATASLWQRDEPGAPEDLPLLFVDDCEVALQEMARSYRDELSAMVIGITGSNGKTSTKDLVASVLKPYFKVQKTPGNFNNQLGLPLTILSLEEDTKVAVLEMGMSGRGQIEFLSELARPDYAIITNIGEAHLQDLGSREAIAEAKFEITAGLQQHGKLFYDGDEPLLQPFMETFPQGVSFGFDDNNELTVTDIKATESGSSFMVSGIIDAAFTIPVLGEHQVKNTLAAILVALEAGLSEEQIRKSLKEAALTDMRMQMIQSDNGAIFINDAYNAAPSSMNAALNFIRETTMKDKKWVVLGDMLELGDDEQSYHEALSKYISDNLVGVCLYGPRMKWLYDKLQPSYGGTLLWSESDYGPIIDVLKKQTNKDSVILVKGSRGMALENIIEPFVTQ; this comes from the coding sequence ATGAAAAAAAAGATTGAACAAGTAGCCAAATGGCTGGATATCAAAACGAATTTAAAAGACATTGACATCACGGGAGTCTCAATCAACACGAGAACGCTCAAGCCAGGTGATTTGTTTATCCCTTTTCGTGGTGAAAAAGTGAACGGACACAAATATGTCCGCTCGGCAATTGAGCTAGGTGCAACTGCCTCTTTATGGCAACGCGATGAACCTGGTGCGCCGGAAGATTTACCATTACTTTTTGTAGATGATTGCGAAGTAGCGTTGCAAGAGATGGCTCGCTCTTACCGCGATGAATTGTCGGCAATGGTTATTGGAATCACGGGGTCTAATGGGAAGACCTCTACAAAAGACTTAGTGGCTAGTGTTTTGAAGCCTTATTTTAAAGTGCAAAAAACACCAGGTAATTTTAATAACCAATTGGGTCTTCCTTTGACGATTCTGTCTTTAGAAGAAGATACGAAAGTTGCTGTATTGGAAATGGGCATGAGCGGCAGAGGGCAGATTGAATTTTTATCTGAACTAGCTCGTCCAGATTATGCAATTATTACGAATATCGGAGAAGCGCATTTGCAGGATCTAGGTTCACGCGAAGCAATTGCTGAAGCGAAATTTGAAATTACTGCAGGTCTTCAACAGCATGGCAAACTTTTTTATGATGGTGACGAACCATTATTACAGCCATTTATGGAAACTTTTCCGCAAGGTGTGTCTTTTGGATTTGATGACAACAACGAATTAACCGTAACGGACATTAAAGCTACTGAAAGTGGAAGCAGCTTTATGGTGAGTGGCATTATAGATGCTGCATTTACGATTCCTGTATTAGGTGAACACCAAGTAAAAAATACATTAGCTGCTATATTGGTAGCTCTTGAAGCAGGATTGTCAGAAGAGCAAATACGGAAATCATTAAAAGAAGCAGCATTGACAGATATGCGTATGCAAATGATTCAATCAGATAATGGTGCGATTTTTATTAATGATGCGTATAATGCAGCTCCTTCATCGATGAATGCGGCGCTGAACTTTATTCGTGAAACAACGATGAAAGATAAGAAGTGGGTTGTATTAGGTGACATGCTCGAACTTGGAGACGATGAACAAAGCTATCATGAAGCTTTGAGCAAATACATTTCCGATAACTTGGTAGGAGTTTGCTTATATGGACCGCGTATGAAGTGGCTTTACGATAAATTGCAGCCGAGTTATGGTGGCACGTTGCTGTGGAGTGAATCAGATTATGGACCGATTATCGATGTCCTGAAAAAACAAACAAACAAAGACTCAGTCATCTTGGTAAAGGGTTCTCGTGGCATGGCATTGGAAAATATTATTGAACCTTTTGTTACGCAATAA